The window TATAAAACCAGCCTTCTATCCCGGGAGCAAAGACAATTGGCGAAAAATCATATAAAACCAGCCTTCTATCCCGGGAGCAAAAACAATTGGtgaaaaatcataaaaaaccAGCCTTCTATCCCGGGAGCAAAAACAATTGGTGTAAAATCATATAAAACCAGCCTTCTATCCCAGGAGCAAAGACAATTGGTGAAAAATCATATAAAAACAGCCTTCTATCCCGGGAGCAAAAACAATTGGCGAAAAATCATATAAAACCAGCCTTCTATCCCAGGAGCAAAGACAATTGGTGAAAAATCATATAAAACCAGCCTTCTATCCCAGGAGCAAAGACAATTGGTGAAAAATCATATAAAAACAGCCTTCTATCCCGGGAGCAAAAACAATTGGCGAAAAATCATATAAAACCAGCCTTCTATCCCAGGAGCAAAGACAATTGGTGAAAAATCATATAAAAACAGCCTTCTATCCCGGGAGCAAAAACAATTGGCGAAAAATCATATAAAACCAGCCTTCTATCCCAGGAGCAAAGACAATTGGTGAAAAATCATATAAAACCAGCCTTCTATCCCAGGAGCAAAGACAATTGGTGAAAAATCATATAAAACCAGCCTTCTATCCCGGGAGCGAAGACAATTGGCGAAAAATCATATAAACCTTTAAGACTGGAACATCTGCGGATAAACCCAAGCCACTGAACTGCGAGGGTAATCGGCACAAGCAGAAATATTCAACAGGGCAGTCGAGCCCATAAGAACGTCTGTTTACTCCAGAGAACGATTTCTGATGTATTAACAACGAACGTGGAATCCCATCAAAATAGAATAAGAAGTTAGTCTAGATCTAATTCGAGTAATAGGATAAAGGCCACACTAAACTATGTATATCCATAAAGAGGGGCGCACTAGACGATTATCATGTTCTTCAGAAGGAAGTTCAATCCAATCAAAGCCAATGAGAAACCTCATCATCGCCAGATAGAAATTCATTTAACCATAGTTAAATTCGTCGTTATCTGAATCATCAAACCCACAACGCCATCGGAAAGGAATCCGGTTGATTCAAGACATAATGAATACAAACAAAGATAACGAAAATAGGTAAAATTCGCAGTCTCAAAGGGAACTCCAAGCGTCACCTATGTTCCACTGTTTATGTGAATGCATCTCTATATCAACATTCAAATCCTAGTCAACTGAAAGAAAAAACCTACTGGGAAAATGTGATTATGCATTCAGCACAATTACAAATGTTAGAAATCGTGAAATCAATCATccaatataaaaatttgtaatgagttaaatactatggccataattaatagaacgcattaaatatgatatgacggaaacatttgattgaatgaagaatattgcaacctaaaccttacgtgattcattcaatcaaatgttgttgacaatacacatccctaaattacatatctatttaaagtaacttacttattaagcttgctaatcgttaaaattactaaaattatttatcaaagtagtattacatatatttggttgttaacataataatgactttaattaagatactttgaaaacgattcttaaggaatgaatgaaggtaacttcacgtcatttcgattaatatcatagttcattcatgataaacgatataaaaagcggtgtggcctaataggcaagtagttctgtaatgaaaaccgacaaataaacttgtgaaatcgtcttcgagttatttttcttCGTGGTCCCCTTACACACATAGTCTCCTAATACAACGCCTAAGACTCCAGCAAGTTCTGAAAAAAGTTGCTCAAGCACCAAGCACGCAGACGCAACAGAAAATTTGATGAAAATGCTTCACCTAGTGAAATTCGCACAATATCAGACGATTTGTTCAATATACCTGCAGTAAACGTGCAAGGATGATTGAATCTCAGCGAAATATATACGAAACTAAAGAACATATACCTATAGTCAGACCTCGAGTGAAATTCCACCATCAAACACTCGTCTAAACTATCCCTAAACTAACCCCCAACTATCAATCAAAACTCACGGTCTCTAAAATTGCTTCCACCTTTTCGTCGTCAAAGTCGTCCAGTCAAATCAtactgaaaaggaaaaacaaaccaaaacaaacaacaaaaggATGACAAACAAAATCGCAAAACACTTCAAGCGACTAAGAGATTTAAGAAACCAGCGATCTCAGAAACATCAAATGTTGACTGAGTAAAAAGTACCccggaagggttcgaaactagtcgggctaaggtcgactaaacacgtgagtaaagccgggtgtgagatatgtataatggaaatcacttacgatagtttcactaaaaccaaataaattatcaaaaatgctgACCACAACAGCTTCTGAGAGGAATAACAAGCCGACTATATCAGCTTGGAGAAATTTAAGCGCACCAAAACCCATCATGAAGCATTATGAAATGCTACGTCATCCCGTTCTCGAGAAAACCGCTAATAACATTGTTCAAGACAAATGTAAGAACTCCAAACACCAGTGTCCACGGAAATTATAATTTCTTATCTAATACCTACGGACTTGCAGTTATTAGagggttataataataataataataatagtttttttattttcaggcataaAACAACCCATATACacatttataaattacaataaaataaaattaacattatataTAAGATCAGACTGCAAGTCCGTAGGCATACACGTGCCAGCTTGGGAAGAAATTTAAGCGCACTAAAACCCAgagtaagtattataaaatgcTACGTCACCCCGTTATTCGAGAAAACCGTCAACGAATTTACTAAAACAATTCCAAACACCAGTGTCCTCACAAATGGGCAAAGAAATTACGGAAATGATCCGGCAAAAGGtgataaaaagttaaattgttgGATGGTGGCCCTGTAGTGGGGTTATGAACTAGATTCAGTAATAAACGAAGCTCGGAACATTTCACACGTGTTTGATTCATATATCAACTCTACGGGACCCCAACGTGCATCATCACTTGGCGACCGTGACTGCGGGCGGAGTTTGCGCTGGCAGTGGCAACCGCTCGCGCTGCGATAACTACACGTGTCAAGAAAAACATTAATAGAATTAAAAATGGGACCGAAGTGCTCCAAATGCGTGTgcgaaaataaagaagtaataTCGCAGAATGGGGACTCCACCATGGAGCACCCCATGTATACCAACAACATCATGGTGGAAGCAATCCTAGCAATATGTAGCGCAGCAATTCTTTACATTGGAATTACTAAATACAGACAGAAGTCGGAAGTATTTGCATGGTTTCTGAAAGCGGGTTCATCAAACAACTCTCTTTGTCAATTGCTTACACCATTTTAACGATTTCGTGCATCCGAGTATCGAAGACCCCGTACTTCTGATTATTAGATAATAATCATTCTTCACATATAAGTCTTGAAGGTGCAACTTATGTCAGAAAAACCGAATGCTGACTATCCCATCTCACGCAAGTCATAAAATTCAACCTTTAGATTTGGCCATTCACGGTTcactaaaaactaaatattcCATTGATTTCGAAAAATCCAACATCCAATTACATGTAGTGGGTCTCTTTAATACTGCCTGTAAGCATGTTGCTACTACGACTAATGCTGAGTTGGGCTTCAGAGCGAGTGGCATATACCCATATTCAGATGAATTAATCAATGAAACTGATTTCGCACCTTCATCAGTAACTGACCAGGTATGAAGTGGACCCTCTCCACTAATTGAAAATGGAGGAGATCATAACCAAATTCACTAAAATGAAGTGCTCATCAATAATCCGGAAAATTTAATCCAGAATCCCTCGAATGTTtcaaatgataatgatgataaagcCTTGAGGATAGACATTATGTGTGCctaaaataatagtttttactataaataaaaccGAGAAGACCCTACATGTGCCCTAAATGAATCTATACGTCTCGTTTTTTTAATTCGTCTTTCAATTCCAAATacatatcaattattattattgcgttGGGCATAAAGTTTTAACACAAAAAATCCATACATAAACAAAGCAATCACAAAATGACGCCCTCTGCGCTGAGCTTTGCGCAGGATGAGAGAAAGGTATGTGTATGGAACACACACCAACTTCGTGACCTagccattacgcacggtcgactagtcgcccggcaactcagtcggcGACCGTAGAATCAGTGATTTATATTGAAGTCGTTGCTATATGCTGTTATACGCACGAAGTCGCCGCAACTCCGTGGGTATAGACAAAGCGACTTCAACATAAATTATAGATTCTAACGGTCGCcatcgactgagttgccgggcaactagtcgaccgtgcgtaatggctCTTAACCTCATAAAATCAATTCAACAATCAAAGCAACATCAATGTATTCCGTAAATAGGGAAAGCGTTGTTTTAAAGACTTAGCTGTCATCTTGAAAATATCAATCCTCAACAAAACTCATTCTTAGTAAAAAACTCattgaaatataatttttttttaacttataataatttatatcatATTTATACAAGTGGTGTCGGCGATATAGCTTAAAATATCACACTGCAGTCTCTGACATCCCAACATAGTCACAGAAAGGAGCCAGATCTTTAACACATGGATGGCCTACCGGTGAGCGAAAAacctgaaaattataaaaaatacaaataaaacttCACATCAAGCGTGATTTTCAtacttttattttcattgtGGGGCACTACGTGACGTAGAAAGCGCTATAGCAGTGAGTTAACTCAACATCAGAAGTCACCATTATGAAATGCAAATACCAGGGCCAGATAGGTAACATACCTTTTCGCTATCGCTAGTGAGGCGCTACGTGACGTAGAAGTAAACCGCTATAGCAGTGAGTACCGCCAGCGCGAGGGCCACGGCCGCGAGGATAAACCTCTCTTGCAGAGCTCTCATCACCATGCTGTTCATGAGGCGGGAGGATCTGTTCAGCTGCTCGTCAGTCTCACGTAACTGAAGGACAACGACataataactaaactaaaatgacaggtcttaAACTAATGATATCCTTTTCCACAGAGAGCATTTTGGAAAGAATAGCacaatatttatacctatcaatttaatttttagggttccgtacctcaaaaagaaaaaggaaaccttacaggatcaccctgttgtctgtctgtcgtgtttgttgacaagaatcatgaaatttggcaggtagcaatgtcttacagcacaagtaaagggaaaaatccgaaaactgtaagtctgtggttacatcacaaaaaaaatgttatagcttgtacgatggtacggtgTAAGTGTAACTATATAATTTGTCATGTAAGTTTCTTGTCAGGGTGTTGATGTGGTGAATTCAATAAAGTTTAAGATAAATTGAATTGGCCAATAGAATTTACAACAGAAACTCACCCGTCCCCTGGACCTCTGAATGGTCTCCCTCTGTGAGCTCAGGTCGTTCAGCACGGCAGCTCCGATCTGCTCCGTCTCCAGTACGACTCTATACCCCTCCGTCAGAGTCTTGCCCGTCCGCTCCAGTGTCTCCGTGTTGTCTAGAAGCCTTTGTCTCTGCTCGTTCACCATCGACCAGTCTTCATACTCATCTGGGTCTATGTTATCTGGGAAATGGAATTACAAATAACtatttccaatccaatccaatccatcagcctgtttgcgtccactgctgcatAGATCAGATTGCGGTATTGACATAAAaccttgaaatttttaatttttttctcaatAGTCAAAATTTATGCTGAAACTTCTACTTACACGCAGCATTGTTGCTGGCAACAGAGCGGTACTCCTCCCGCACCCTCTGCAGCTCCGCGCGGTACGCCGCAACCCGGGACCCAGACCCTGAGCCTCGGTACTCCAACTCCAGCTGTTCCAGCTTAACAGGAGAAAAGTATACATGACTAGCCTTTCAtccacgttttttttttattcattataggcgcacgcttgaccatgatcacacctgatgggaagtgataatgtggcctaagatgggacgcgtgtgcctagaagatgcctattcactattgttttaaagatacccggattataattgacaggaaacactgatctaggaagagtattccagaccctagccaaacgtataaggaatgatgacgcaaagcgtttcgtacgcgaagatggaatgttgacataggggtggaaactcgcgtgatatacagtacgcggcagaaagtaatgtacatcagtgATCATCGTGTCTTGTCTTAGTATacattatatgtaggtatattacattATATGTAGGTCCTTcgttcttctttcttttttttttttaaaagaatattagccatgttaaatgactaatattcccctttcctctccaattaagcgtcaggcttgtgctaggagtaggtacgacaatagtgcaatgggcggggtttgaaccgtcgacctttcggttttcagtccaatcCTATACCGGTAGAGCTATTGAGGCAATTGTTGTTATGTACTTAAATGATATCAAAACTTTGACATGCATACTTTGTAGTTCAGTGAAATCTACATTTCACTATCAGATTATTTATAAGATTAGATATTGGCACTGATTCCCTTGtctttctcttaactaaatttagagtatctacatctttttcttttcaatattgtaaattgtaataaaaaaggccgtaacatgaattttaaacttaaagactctaaattttagtgcactagtgtgcttagaatcagtaccaatataggtttaaaaataaaagtggatATTGATAAATACTTACCAAATCATTTGCCTCTTCAAAGTTGGCCTGGATTTGTCTGGATAACTGTTCTCGATCATCTAAAACATAATATGTTAAGCttaataataagttattttaagAGATTCTGCTTTTACATCATGTAACCGCCATTGAAGAATAGTTTGAATCTATGTATGTGGATTTGTTCTGCCTTTATTGAGGTACCTATTTGATTCTTGATTCTCGCTTCATATGCATAGTTCCTgaacagaaaataaaataatattgtatgcTGTGAATTACAGCCAAGGATTAACATGGAAAGAGCTTCCAAAACAGTCAAGTAAcatgacgtcaagcacgtagatttgttttgtttaatcAAGTTGTTTGATGCGCCCCTCAAgaggcttgatcaagcaaacagAACTTTTCTCATATctttgtcttattagtgggaggtccctggagattcctggcagaggtttggaatttcataatttctaaatttctggtccggTCTGGTGGGACACTACAGCCGTAGATAGTTAccacctaccggcaaagccgtgccgtgcgttccagtacgatgccgtgcatAAAGCAAATGGGGCAtggttaataaaaactgccataccccttccaggttagcccccttccatcttagactgcatcatcacttactaccagatgagattgcggtaaaatcgcatcaatcacataattatgcttgactcaagcaaaaatctacgtctTTGACGTCAAGCCACTTGAtcgtctcggaagctcttaaCATGTAGAGCTACATCGCTGCAATTTACCTTGAGAACTTACACGAGCAGAAATAACGGGATAAAATAAACACTCTGTGTATTATACTCAAAGGTATGTATtataactaactaaaatttaaagGTTTACCTTCATTCGAAGATTTTAAACGTCCTATCTTGGAAGTAATATCAGCTGTGAGCACCGAATACTGCTGTTCGTACGACTGGATTAATGTAGACATTTTAACTGTTTATGCAATGTCTTCTTCACAAACCAACACAAAATAGCATAGTCATCGATTAGAAtcaactattatttattaataaaaattcgTTTAGCAttacaaaacattttaatttttgaccaaAAATGCCAAAAAATAAAGCGATAGGATCAAAGAGAATATTCACTACCACcaacacagaccaataacatataggataacCACcaaccagaaataaaagatcactacatagattatctactatatactagtaCGTGTAGGTACGTATAGGATCTGAGGATAGGATGCGTCTTTCTCTTTCCCGTGTCTTTCCTCTATgtccaaagagtatataatcctAAGATATAcctaatcactacgttttactcTATATGTCTATGGCACAGATTAAGCAAGCTTAGCAAGCCAAAGCGTCAGACTCAGACTTGTCAATATTGgcaacattgttttttttttgtagatgacgctttgtcggtctcaacgaacaCTCAACATGGTCTCAACTCAAAATGTTCTACAAATCCGCCTATCtctagtaatatagtagataatctatgcgcCTATCtaactaaaggtcgatgtacctacattccatatattcaatgtactctgtgctacATTCATTTCATAGTATTTAATATTACTCGGTGCAGTTTcaacttaataaaaaaactgaatgattgaacaatgattaaaataataaaattgtaaaaaagtGTATAGATACTTTAAAAAGcataaacaattatttataaaatgtcGTTAACAAGGTTTGACAACAACAGGTACAAAAGCGTTAAAAAAATGGAATGGACAAGTGAAAATGAAGGAACAAGTGGATTTTTTGAactgattaaattaaaatgctACTTTCAATTTTATGGAAATATGAGTCAATAATTACAACACAATTGTAGTGATAAATCATTAGGACCGAATTAAGAACTTTCGAATCGTAAGTAAAAGTTTTAAACAacgtttttctttaaaaaacgaTTGCAAAGTTTgtacattaatttacgtaaatACCTACACAGCAATTGTAATACGTTTGTCAATACCATATGCGATCAAGGCGAACAACTTTAAAAGGCAActccttttataataatacagaTATAATATAGTTTGCCAAGTTTACTACACAAAAGCATTCTTTATGCCTAGCCTACTGTAATTTGTAAATGACTATTAGGTACTGTCGTAGATAAATATTTAGAAATAGATTCCTACTATTCCTTACACTTGTTAGTGTGAAGTGACacatattagttatttaaatacATCTTGTATTCCACTTTTCTCCTAAACAATGGCCTCTGTAACCGGTTTGTTGAATAACAAAAGATTTACATCTTATGTCAATCTTAGACATAATATCCACATCCATAACTACTTTTAAAAGTTGTAACAGTGAAATATTTTAActgaaaagtaggtaggtacctacttgtgaaTTACTGAGagaatcaatattttttaaatcatataAATATCCATGATGAATTAATACTTATATCTTTGAATTTGTTTAAAGTAAATACTGTGAGCAGATGtgcatacatatttttttaaatcgcgcACCTGACCTGCATATTTAATAAGGatacctataaaataaatgaatgtgTATTGTTATTTGATTAACAGATGCCCACAATTTAATCtacatggatttaagtttttgaaaattccatgagaactctttgatttttcatgaataaaaagcagcctatttcgctctccaggtctttagctatattCATGGAAAAAATCATCTCAATCAGTTGCCACAGTAGATGTGGCATGactaaaggacaaaccaataaacaaacacactttcacatttataatatagttttttcaaaattccttatGGGTCATATTTTGAGTggtgcgctcttgggaaggcctatgtccagcagtggacgcaaacaggctgattcattgattgattgaataattttattagtggTGATTAAAATGAGTTTATCAtaacataatttataaataaactttttatttcagtAAAATGCTACGCACCTGCGATGAAGATTCAGGACGCAGTTCTTGTTCAGCCGCATCCATCAACTTCAGTCCCATCATGGAAATGCACAAATTCGAGCCGGCCAACTCAAAACCAAAAGAACAAATCACTCAAAACGTAGATCTCAAAGTTAGCACACAGCCTAGAAACTTTGCTAGTATAATAAAATCTCCAAACGAAAAAGACCCCTTCCCTAGTTGCAGGCTTCCTAGAAAACATAGAAACCCTGTATTTAGTCTATTCGATAACTCCCGATTAGGTGGCTTAAGTAATGCACATTCAACCCTCAATATAGCTTGCAGTACTCAAATCGAAAAGTCTATACAAGGACATGCTATGTCTACATCAGCAATAAATTCAGATGTCAAGGTTAGTAAACAATCCACAAATACACACTTTAGAAGAGGCAAACCAGTCCAAAGGGCAGCGTCCAGACTTTACAAAGCAGAAAATTGTAAAGGCAAAGAAGGTTGCATAGGACCCGAGTTCATCGTCAGAGCCTCACAACCAGTGAAACATATAGATTTAACAATTTCAGCTCTCTGTGATAAAAGAGTTATAACTGTTGTCCTTCTAAATGGTCAGAGAGTAGAAGTTATGTGTGACCCTAACACAGTAACGGCTGGACAGATTTTCGAAGCTTTAGTATCCAGTGAAAAGTATGAACACAACTTCATGCTCGGCATAG of the Maniola hyperantus chromosome 19, iAphHyp1.2, whole genome shotgun sequence genome contains:
- the Vti1a gene encoding vesicle transport through interaction with t-SNAREs homolog 1A, giving the protein MSTLIQSYEQQYSVLTADITSKIGRLKSSNEDDREQLSRQIQANFEEANDLLEQLELEYRGSGSGSRVAAYRAELQRVREEYRSVASNNAAYNIDPDEYEDWSMVNEQRQRLLDNTETLERTGKTLTEGYRVVLETEQIGAAVLNDLSSQRETIQRSRGRLRETDEQLNRSSRLMNSMVMRALQERFILAAVALALAVLTAIAVYFYVT